The following are encoded together in the Flavobacterium sp. TR2 genome:
- a CDS encoding DinB family protein: MKTLAAQVITQEDLLKHWQGHRALTRRVIEAFPEKDFFEFSIGGMRPFAKLVDELLAIAVPALKGIVNRDAQPYKEGEEKLIFKAQYLEKWDEATEEINKYWEQLSIEDFNETFNLFGQYEFPIIHNILYFIDNEVHHRGQGYVYLRALNIEPPFFWERD; this comes from the coding sequence ATGAAAACATTAGCTGCACAAGTTATTACGCAAGAAGATTTATTGAAACATTGGCAAGGTCACAGAGCTTTGACACGTCGTGTAATTGAAGCTTTTCCAGAAAAAGATTTCTTCGAATTTTCTATTGGAGGAATGCGACCTTTTGCAAAATTAGTTGATGAACTTTTGGCAATTGCTGTTCCTGCATTGAAAGGAATTGTAAATCGAGACGCTCAGCCATACAAAGAGGGTGAGGAAAAATTGATTTTTAAAGCACAGTATCTTGAAAAATGGGACGAGGCTACAGAAGAAATCAATAAATACTGGGAACAGTTATCGATTGAAGATTTTAATGAGACATTTAATTTATTTGGCCAGTACGAATTTCCTATTATCCATAATATTTTGTATTTTATTGATAATGAAGTGCATCATCGTGGGCAAGGTTACGTATATCTACGAGCTTTAAATATTGAGCCGCCGTTTTTCTGGGAGAGAGATTAA
- a CDS encoding glycine--tRNA ligase, which yields MAKQEDIFKNVVSHAKEYGFIFPSSEVYDGLSAVYDYAQNGVELKKNIREYWWKSMVQMNENIVGLDAAILMHPTTWKASGHVDAFNDPLIDNKDSKKRYRADVLVEDFAEKIHQKAQKEIEKAKARFGDAFNEQEFVTTNARVVEYLAKEKEIRERLGRSLGAGDLADVKALIEELEIADPETGSKNWTEVKQFNLMFGTKLGASAENAMDLYLRPETAQGIFVNFLNVQKSGRMKVPFGIAQTGKAFRNEIVARQFIFRMREFEQMEMQFFVRPGEEMKSYEYWKETRLKWHLSLGLGKENYRFHDHEKLAHYANAAADIEFNFPFGFKELEGIHSRTDFDLKAHEEYSGRKLQYFDPELNENYVPYVVETSVGLDRMFLAVFATSLKEETLEDGSTRTVLKLPAVLAPTKAAVLPLVKKDGLPEVSRKIIEDLKWDFNVAYDEKDAVGRRYRRQDALGTPFCITVDHQTLEDDTVTIRHRDTMKQDRVKIAELRGIIENEVSMKNWLMKM from the coding sequence ATGGCAAAACAAGAAGATATATTTAAGAATGTGGTTTCGCACGCAAAAGAGTACGGATTTATTTTTCCGTCAAGCGAAGTTTACGATGGTTTAAGTGCTGTATATGATTACGCACAAAACGGTGTCGAATTAAAAAAGAATATCCGTGAATATTGGTGGAAATCAATGGTTCAGATGAATGAAAATATTGTCGGCCTTGATGCTGCAATATTGATGCATCCAACAACTTGGAAAGCTTCTGGTCACGTTGATGCTTTCAATGATCCATTAATTGATAATAAAGATTCTAAAAAGAGATATAGAGCAGACGTTTTGGTTGAAGATTTTGCTGAAAAAATTCACCAGAAAGCTCAAAAAGAAATCGAAAAAGCAAAAGCTCGTTTCGGCGATGCATTCAACGAACAAGAGTTTGTTACTACAAATGCTCGTGTAGTTGAATATTTGGCTAAAGAAAAAGAGATCAGAGAGCGTTTAGGGCGTTCTTTGGGAGCTGGAGATTTGGCTGATGTTAAAGCTTTGATCGAAGAACTTGAAATTGCTGATCCTGAAACTGGTTCTAAAAACTGGACTGAAGTAAAACAATTTAACTTGATGTTCGGAACAAAATTAGGTGCATCTGCAGAAAATGCGATGGATTTATATTTGCGTCCAGAAACGGCTCAAGGTATTTTTGTCAACTTCTTGAATGTTCAGAAATCGGGACGTATGAAAGTTCCTTTTGGAATTGCGCAGACAGGTAAAGCGTTTAGAAATGAAATTGTTGCAAGACAATTTATTTTCCGTATGCGTGAGTTCGAACAAATGGAAATGCAATTCTTTGTGCGTCCAGGAGAAGAAATGAAATCATACGAGTACTGGAAAGAAACTCGTCTGAAATGGCACTTATCTTTAGGATTAGGAAAAGAAAATTACCGTTTTCATGATCACGAAAAATTAGCGCACTACGCAAACGCAGCGGCTGATATCGAATTTAACTTCCCATTCGGATTTAAAGAATTGGAAGGAATTCACTCTCGTACAGATTTTGACTTAAAAGCGCACGAAGAATATTCTGGAAGAAAATTGCAATATTTTGATCCTGAATTAAACGAAAACTATGTTCCTTATGTAGTAGAGACTTCTGTTGGTTTAGATCGTATGTTCTTGGCCGTTTTCGCAACTTCATTAAAAGAAGAAACATTAGAAGATGGTTCGACAAGAACAGTTTTAAAATTGCCAGCAGTTTTAGCGCCAACTAAAGCAGCGGTTCTTCCGTTGGTTAAAAAAGATGGTCTGCCAGAAGTTTCAAGAAAAATCATTGAAGATTTGAAATGGGATTTCAATGTGGCTTATGATGAGAAAGATGCTGTAGGACGCCGTTACAGAAGACAAGATGCTTTAGGGACGCCGTTCTGTATTACAGTAGATCACCAGACGCTTGAAGACGATACGGTAACTATTCGTCATAGAGATACAATGAAACAAGACCGTGTAAAAATTGCCGAATTAAGAGGTATTATCGAAAACGAAGTTTCGATGAAAAACTGGTTAATGAAAATGTAA
- a CDS encoding tetratricopeptide repeat-containing sensor histidine kinase, translating into MKKYSQIVLLLFLILFGCTKKDNLYKNSNSSKDSLSIYLSQANDINRPYALKQQDAKKALSIILTEKDDSLNKVNLFKVANRYFNMNDLESYGRISKLVITRSINSNDSINLAKAYTYLGDYYSRKSISDSAFLVYFKAEKMYKQINDKNNLAKTYLSKADLQFKESDLFESEITIFKALKILKDQKNVSDLLYQSYNLLGILYNEREEYNKALEFHNKALNILQDQSIPSDLQLKATSLNNIGFVYLTMKNYQNAKINFSNGLQQKDLFKESTPLYAMLLDNLAYSKFKLNDFEDLPNQFYRSLKIRDSLDLTSGIILNKVHLSEFYAVKKDTVKAIQLSKEALYLSRTSNKLRNTLEVLKQLAVVDHKNASEYSREYIQLNDKLLKAERRMGEKFSRIEYETNEIKDQNSSLQEKNKTLVYVFSICTLLGLFFYVYKTQQAKNRELLFKQQQQIANEDIYNLMISQQNEIELTRIKEKKKVAQELHDGVLGRMFGIRISLDSLDKLDESEAISKRKKYLAELKNVEQDIREISHDLNREKSELINNFVSILNKLFEDQKNTYSSKLIAVFDPAIKWDLISNIVKINLYRIVQEGLQNCNKYAEADIIRVEFKNENDDLVLTIEDDGIGFNSYKTKNGIGLHNIEYRANECKGTVTIKSAKGEGTILTIKVPIEPNNNLHNNDI; encoded by the coding sequence TTGAAAAAATATAGCCAAATAGTATTGCTTCTATTCTTAATCTTATTTGGTTGTACCAAGAAAGACAACTTATATAAAAATTCAAATTCTTCTAAAGACAGTTTGTCTATTTATCTATCGCAGGCAAACGACATTAATAGGCCTTATGCCTTAAAGCAACAGGATGCAAAAAAGGCATTGTCAATTATTTTAACTGAAAAAGACGACTCATTAAACAAAGTAAATTTATTTAAGGTTGCAAACAGGTATTTTAATATGAATGATTTAGAATCGTATGGGCGCATCTCTAAATTAGTCATCACAAGATCAATCAACAGCAATGATTCAATAAATTTAGCAAAGGCTTATACCTATCTGGGAGATTATTATAGCAGAAAGTCAATTTCAGACAGTGCTTTCTTAGTTTATTTTAAGGCAGAAAAAATGTATAAGCAGATTAATGATAAAAATAATTTGGCTAAAACGTATTTAAGTAAAGCTGATCTTCAATTTAAAGAAAGTGATTTGTTTGAAAGCGAGATTACCATTTTTAAAGCTTTAAAAATACTTAAAGATCAGAAAAATGTAAGCGACCTGCTATATCAATCGTACAATTTGTTAGGCATATTATACAATGAGCGTGAGGAATATAATAAAGCTTTAGAGTTTCACAATAAAGCATTAAATATTCTGCAAGACCAATCAATCCCATCTGATCTCCAGCTTAAAGCAACATCATTGAATAATATCGGTTTTGTTTATTTAACCATGAAGAACTACCAAAATGCAAAAATTAATTTTTCTAATGGTCTTCAGCAAAAAGATTTATTTAAGGAAAGCACACCATTGTATGCCATGTTGTTAGACAATCTTGCCTATTCAAAATTTAAATTAAACGACTTTGAAGATCTTCCCAATCAATTTTATCGATCCTTAAAAATTAGAGACAGCTTAGATTTGACATCAGGAATAATCTTGAATAAAGTGCATTTGTCTGAATTTTATGCCGTCAAAAAAGATACTGTCAAGGCAATTCAACTTTCTAAAGAAGCTTTGTATCTTTCTAGAACATCCAATAAATTAAGAAATACACTCGAAGTTTTAAAGCAATTGGCTGTCGTTGACCACAAAAATGCTTCAGAATACTCGAGAGAATATATTCAATTGAATGATAAATTGCTGAAAGCAGAGCGAAGAATGGGGGAAAAATTCTCCCGCATTGAATATGAAACCAACGAAATTAAAGATCAAAATTCTAGTCTCCAAGAAAAAAATAAAACCTTGGTTTATGTATTTAGTATTTGTACATTGCTCGGATTGTTTTTTTATGTTTATAAAACACAACAGGCCAAAAACCGAGAACTTCTTTTTAAGCAGCAGCAGCAGATTGCAAACGAAGATATTTACAATTTGATGATTTCACAGCAGAACGAAATTGAACTTACGCGAATAAAAGAAAAGAAAAAAGTTGCTCAGGAATTGCACGATGGGGTTTTAGGACGAATGTTTGGCATTCGAATAAGTTTGGACAGTTTGGATAAGCTGGACGAATCTGAAGCTATTTCTAAGAGAAAAAAATATCTTGCCGAATTGAAAAATGTTGAACAGGATATTCGAGAAATTTCACATGACTTAAATAGAGAAAAATCGGAATTAATTAATAATTTTGTCTCGATTCTGAATAAACTATTTGAGGATCAGAAGAATACGTATAGTTCGAAGTTGATTGCTGTTTTTGATCCCGCGATTAAATGGGATTTAATAAGTAATATCGTTAAAATCAATTTGTACAGAATTGTTCAGGAAGGACTCCAAAATTGTAATAAGTATGCCGAAGCTGATATTATTAGAGTGGAGTTTAAAAATGAAAATGATGATTTGGTTCTAACTATCGAAGATGACGGAATTGGATTTAACAGCTATAAAACTAAAAACGGAATTGGTCTGCACAATATAGAGTATAGAGCAAATGAGTGTAAGGGTACAGTTACCATAAAATCTGCCAAAGGAGAAGGAACCATTCTCACCATAAAAGTCCCAATAGAGCCAAATAACAACCTGCATAATAATGACATTTGA
- a CDS encoding LytR/AlgR family response regulator transcription factor has protein sequence MKKYSYIIIDDDAESILKTKTAASGFSELSFAASASNFQDGLNLVLEHKPALIFLEIEPRDLSSHLSLTFISELHRYFQDIPKIIITTDKKDSAFDAIQYGVFDYLLKPVAHIDLLKTVLKLKKANLESKSSDLTEEQPSIVIDNANSVTIPQNIQKPLTICIKSYGDYRYLNAEDICYFQADNNSTDIYLNTGEMITAFKTLKHFESVLTYPFIRIHNSYVINRNYISRIHSGNSICYIKNSTKKIPFSKTYRANVEQIIADFAAGNYLEV, from the coding sequence TTGAAAAAGTATTCGTATATTATAATTGATGATGATGCTGAGAGTATTTTGAAAACCAAAACAGCCGCTTCAGGTTTTTCAGAATTATCTTTTGCGGCGTCGGCATCAAATTTTCAGGACGGTTTAAACTTGGTTTTAGAACATAAACCGGCTTTGATTTTTCTCGAAATCGAACCCAGGGATTTGTCCAGTCATTTGTCTCTGACTTTTATTAGTGAATTGCATCGCTATTTTCAGGACATTCCAAAAATTATTATTACCACAGATAAAAAGGACAGCGCTTTTGATGCCATTCAATACGGTGTGTTTGATTATCTTTTGAAACCCGTTGCGCATATTGACCTCTTAAAAACAGTTTTGAAGCTTAAAAAGGCCAATTTAGAGTCAAAATCATCCGATTTGACCGAAGAGCAGCCTTCTATTGTAATCGATAATGCCAACAGCGTAACGATTCCTCAAAATATCCAAAAACCATTGACCATCTGCATAAAATCGTATGGAGATTATCGTTATTTGAATGCGGAGGATATTTGTTATTTTCAAGCCGATAATAACTCAACCGATATTTATTTGAATACGGGCGAAATGATTACGGCGTTTAAAACTTTAAAGCATTTTGAAAGCGTTTTGACGTATCCTTTTATTCGCATTCATAATAGTTATGTGATCAATCGAAACTATATTTCGCGAATTCATAGCGGAAACTCAATCTGTTACATAAAAAACTCCACAAAAAAGATTCCTTTTTCTAAAACCTACCGAGCAAATGTAGAGCAGATTATTGCCGATTTTGCAGCGGGTAATTATCTAGAAGTCTAA
- a CDS encoding response regulator transcription factor: MTFDLTASVPQLVKKNILIVDDHPFIIEGYKNAITRYNPKQYEFLISQAHDCKSGYDIIENNNTPNFDIAFLDISMPPYEEKEIFSGVDLAKLLLKKMPSCKIVLLTMYTELLKIKTIIRTIQPNGLIIKNDLTFDELLLAFDKVMKNEKYYSQSVVKMLNQSTHNAIEIDQYDKQILVNLAKGTPIHEMLQNIPISLNAIEKRKKHLMELLKVKSGSDQDLVKEAKSKGLF, translated from the coding sequence ATGACATTTGATTTAACAGCTTCAGTTCCACAATTAGTTAAAAAGAATATCTTGATAGTAGATGACCATCCGTTTATTATTGAAGGATATAAGAATGCTATAACCCGCTATAATCCAAAACAATACGAGTTTTTAATTTCGCAGGCGCACGATTGTAAATCAGGTTATGATATAATAGAAAACAACAACACGCCAAACTTTGATATTGCTTTTTTGGATATCAGTATGCCTCCTTACGAAGAAAAAGAGATTTTTTCGGGTGTAGATCTTGCTAAGCTGCTTTTGAAAAAAATGCCTTCATGCAAGATTGTGCTTTTGACGATGTATACCGAATTGCTGAAAATAAAAACAATTATCAGAACCATTCAGCCCAACGGATTGATTATTAAAAACGATCTTACTTTTGATGAACTCCTTTTGGCTTTTGATAAAGTAATGAAAAATGAAAAATATTACAGCCAATCAGTTGTAAAAATGCTTAATCAATCTACGCACAATGCCATTGAAATTGATCAATACGATAAACAGATATTAGTTAATTTGGCAAAAGGAACTCCAATTCATGAGATGCTGCAAAATATTCCGATTTCTTTAAATGCAATCGAAAAACGAAAGAAACATTTAATGGAATTGCTAAAGGTAAAAAGCGGTTCTGATCAAGATTTAGTCAAAGAAGCAAAAAGCAAAGGGCTTTTTTAG
- the thiL gene encoding thiamine-phosphate kinase has protein sequence MIEDKNQQRTSIAQLGEFGLIDHLTKNFDVTQESTLKSIGDDAAVLDFKDKKVVVSTDLLIEGVHFDLAYMPLKHLGYKAVVVNVSDICAMNAKPTQITVSVAVSNRFPLEALEELFAGITLAAKEYKVDVIGGDTTSSQKGLIISITAIGEADENELVYRSGAQKTDLLVVTGDLGAAYMGLQVLEREKQVFQVNPNNQPDLDPYTYLVERQLKPEARKDVRTLLHALDIKPTAMIDISDGLSSEIIHICKQSKVGCNLYEDKLPLDPQFISTCEEFNIDSTTVAINGGEDYELLFTIDINDFDKIKGNPNFSVIGHMTEENEGIHLVTRANTKIALKARGWDALTE, from the coding sequence ATGATTGAAGATAAAAATCAGCAGAGAACTAGTATAGCGCAATTGGGCGAATTTGGCTTAATTGACCATTTAACCAAAAACTTTGATGTTACTCAAGAATCGACTCTAAAAAGTATTGGCGATGATGCTGCTGTTCTTGATTTTAAAGACAAAAAAGTAGTAGTTTCTACCGATTTATTAATTGAAGGAGTTCATTTTGACTTGGCTTATATGCCATTGAAGCATTTAGGATACAAAGCGGTTGTGGTAAACGTTTCTGACATTTGCGCCATGAATGCAAAACCGACTCAAATTACAGTTTCGGTTGCCGTTTCGAATCGTTTTCCGCTTGAGGCTTTAGAAGAATTGTTTGCAGGAATTACGCTTGCCGCAAAAGAATACAAAGTAGATGTTATTGGAGGAGACACTACCTCATCTCAAAAAGGATTAATCATTAGCATAACTGCAATTGGTGAAGCTGACGAAAATGAGTTGGTTTACAGAAGCGGAGCCCAAAAAACAGATTTATTGGTTGTAACTGGAGATCTTGGCGCTGCTTATATGGGATTGCAGGTTTTGGAACGCGAAAAGCAAGTTTTCCAAGTTAACCCAAACAATCAGCCCGATTTGGATCCTTATACTTATTTGGTAGAACGCCAATTGAAACCTGAAGCCCGAAAAGATGTTCGCACTTTACTTCATGCTTTAGATATAAAACCAACTGCAATGATCGATATTTCAGACGGATTGTCTTCTGAAATTATTCATATCTGCAAACAATCAAAAGTAGGGTGTAATTTGTACGAAGATAAACTGCCTTTAGATCCTCAGTTTATTTCTACTTGCGAAGAATTTAATATCGATAGTACAACGGTTGCCATAAACGGCGGTGAAGACTACGAACTTTTATTTACAATTGACATTAATGATTTTGATAAAATAAAAGGAAACCCTAATTTCTCTGTTATCGGGCATATGACGGAAGAAAATGAAGGAATCCATCTTGTAACCCGCGCTAACACAAAAATCGCTTTAAAAGCACGCGGATGGGATGCCTTGACAGAATAA